A genomic window from Halogeometricum borinquense DSM 11551 includes:
- a CDS encoding 5,10-methylenetetrahydromethanopterin reductase has product MSDDPTLGIELTPEHPIPAVVERGVRAEKAGYDTAFVSCHYNNRDPFAALSRLADETEELRLGPGVANPYEMHPVTLAAKTATVAELSEGRAVFGIGPGDPSTLRNLGLEDERGLRSVLEAFKVAQRVWDGERVSHDGTFEAQNAGVNFDVPGEIPVYVGGEGPHMCRMAGKHADGLLFNGSHPDDVAWARARVEEGIAERPDGGDAGNDGDSGDDGDSGDDGNTDTADFELLAYASVSIDSDREAAREAARPPVAFIASGAAPPVLDRHGIDASLADDIGKKISAGAFSEAFDLVTPAMIDAFSMAGTPDTVADRMAAVFEHADGVVVGSPLGPNPDEAITLAADATRRARSHRSR; this is encoded by the coding sequence ATGAGTGACGACCCGACTCTCGGTATCGAACTCACGCCCGAGCACCCGATTCCCGCGGTCGTCGAACGCGGCGTTCGCGCGGAAAAAGCGGGCTACGACACCGCGTTCGTCTCCTGTCACTACAACAACCGCGACCCGTTCGCCGCCCTGTCGCGGCTTGCGGACGAGACTGAGGAGCTTCGACTCGGACCGGGTGTCGCCAACCCGTACGAGATGCACCCGGTCACGCTCGCCGCGAAGACGGCTACCGTCGCGGAACTCTCAGAGGGGCGCGCCGTCTTCGGTATCGGACCGGGAGACCCCTCAACGCTGCGGAATCTCGGATTGGAAGACGAGCGCGGCCTGCGGTCTGTGCTGGAAGCGTTCAAAGTCGCCCAACGAGTGTGGGACGGCGAGCGCGTCAGCCACGACGGGACGTTCGAGGCGCAGAACGCAGGCGTGAACTTCGACGTGCCCGGCGAGATTCCCGTCTACGTCGGTGGCGAGGGACCGCATATGTGCCGGATGGCGGGTAAACACGCCGATGGCTTACTGTTCAACGGGTCGCACCCGGACGACGTGGCGTGGGCGCGAGCGCGAGTCGAGGAAGGAATCGCGGAGCGGCCAGATGGTGGAGATGCAGGAAACGATGGAGACAGCGGGGACGACGGAGACAGCGGGGACGACGGAAACACCGACACCGCCGACTTCGAACTCCTCGCGTACGCCAGTGTGAGCATCGATTCGGACCGTGAGGCGGCACGCGAGGCGGCCCGACCACCCGTCGCGTTCATCGCGTCCGGTGCCGCCCCGCCGGTCCTCGACAGACACGGGATAGATGCCTCGCTGGCGGACGACATCGGAAAGAAAATTTCGGCAGGGGCGTTTTCGGAGGCGTTCGACCTCGTGACGCCCGCGATGATCGATGCGTTCTCGATGGCTGGAACCCCCGACACCGTCGCCGACCGAATGGCCGCCGTCTTCGAACACGCAGACGGCGTGGTAGTCGGGTCGCCCCTCGGTCCGAACCCGGACGAGGCGATTACGCTCGCCGCCGACGCGACGCGTCGGGCGCGCTCGCACCGAAGCCGCTGA
- a CDS encoding DUF7573 domain-containing protein: MTTDRSLDEFVGGDSSAESETDTAQSAETNDEADENAPDSSVQTDTLEDGDSGTVSPAVGTYRWDPDGVECPTCGEMVERLWLDEDTDAQVCADCKAW; the protein is encoded by the coding sequence GTGACGACAGACCGCTCGCTGGACGAGTTCGTCGGCGGCGACTCGTCTGCTGAGTCTGAAACTGATACGGCGCAATCGGCCGAAACGAACGATGAGGCGGACGAGAACGCGCCCGACAGCAGCGTACAAACGGACACGCTCGAAGACGGTGACTCCGGTACCGTGTCTCCCGCAGTTGGTACCTACCGCTGGGACCCTGACGGAGTCGAGTGCCCCACCTGCGGCGAGATGGTCGAACGCTTGTGGCTGGACGAGGACACGGACGCACAGGTCTGCGCCGACTGTAAGGCGTGGTAG
- the mutL gene encoding DNA mismatch repair endonuclease MutL: MTTETDRRVRKLDEETVASIAAGEVITRPEDAVVELVENALDAEATRVEVTVVGDGTDLLRVRDNGRGMSETDAALAVERHTTSKLGDVAEGTSEGHRTSSGDAADLQTVSTLGFRGEALPSIAAAGTLELVTNDGGTRGTRVVVAEDEKHVKPIGRARGTTVEVRDLFAEIPARRQSLASSRAEFARVSDAVSRYALTRPDVAFSLVHETGGESPDGGGREVFSTSGSGDYADAILGVYDRDVAGRSSTFESEREITDNGETVTVSVEGLLAHPSVTRSRRDHIYTAVNGRAFPSEPLRRAVVAGYGDVLPDGRAPVAVVSVSLPPPWCDHNVHPAKREVRLRAQRAVERTVREAVHDALSTADLRRSEDVAMDLDSTLEPVDGEESRFDGVRVIGQFRDLYLLCEADDDLLVIDHHAAHERVNYERLRAAVGAGEVNAVESIPIDPAATVSLSPAQAAATAEWRDELAHLGYELDSFGGDTVRVRGVPAPMGRAAAPESVRDALDALRGGETPGDATDRLLKDLACHPSLKAGDALNTEEATRLVERLGSCEQPYACPHGRPTVLSIEEETFVRGFERRSTRMG; the protein is encoded by the coding sequence GTGACGACAGAGACCGACAGACGCGTTCGAAAACTCGACGAGGAGACGGTTGCGAGCATCGCCGCCGGAGAGGTGATAACACGCCCCGAAGACGCGGTAGTGGAACTCGTAGAGAACGCGCTCGATGCCGAGGCGACGCGCGTCGAAGTGACCGTCGTCGGCGATGGGACGGACCTCCTACGAGTCCGGGATAACGGCCGCGGGATGTCGGAGACCGACGCCGCACTCGCCGTCGAACGCCATACGACAAGCAAACTCGGCGACGTCGCCGAGGGAACCTCGGAAGGCCACCGGACTTCATCCGGTGACGCCGCCGACCTACAAACGGTCTCGACGCTCGGATTCCGGGGCGAAGCCCTGCCGAGCATCGCCGCCGCTGGGACACTGGAACTCGTGACGAACGACGGCGGTACCCGCGGGACACGCGTCGTCGTCGCCGAGGATGAGAAGCACGTCAAACCCATCGGTCGAGCGCGCGGGACGACTGTCGAAGTCCGTGATCTATTCGCCGAGATACCCGCCCGCAGGCAGTCGCTCGCGTCCTCGCGCGCCGAGTTCGCGCGCGTTTCCGACGCCGTCTCGCGGTACGCCCTCACCCGACCCGATGTGGCGTTCTCGCTCGTCCACGAGACGGGCGGGGAGTCGCCCGACGGCGGCGGACGCGAAGTGTTCTCCACGTCCGGAAGCGGCGACTACGCTGACGCCATCCTCGGCGTCTACGACCGCGACGTGGCCGGCCGGAGTTCCACATTCGAGAGCGAGCGCGAGATAACGGACAACGGCGAGACAGTCACCGTCAGCGTCGAAGGCCTCCTCGCGCATCCGTCGGTCACACGCTCCCGGCGCGATCACATCTACACCGCTGTGAACGGTCGTGCATTCCCGTCGGAGCCGCTGCGGCGCGCCGTCGTCGCGGGCTACGGTGACGTACTGCCGGACGGCCGCGCGCCCGTCGCCGTCGTCAGTGTCTCGCTCCCGCCGCCGTGGTGTGACCACAACGTCCACCCAGCGAAGCGAGAAGTACGACTCCGGGCACAACGAGCGGTCGAACGAACCGTCCGCGAGGCGGTCCACGACGCCCTCTCGACGGCTGATCTGCGCCGAAGTGAGGACGTGGCGATGGATCTCGACTCGACACTGGAGCCGGTTGACGGCGAGGAATCCCGTTTCGACGGCGTGCGCGTCATCGGCCAGTTCCGTGATCTGTATCTCCTCTGTGAAGCCGACGACGACTTGCTCGTCATCGACCACCACGCCGCCCACGAGCGCGTGAACTACGAACGCCTGCGAGCGGCGGTCGGAGCGGGAGAAGTCAACGCAGTCGAATCCATACCCATCGACCCGGCCGCGACAGTCTCGCTGTCGCCCGCGCAGGCCGCCGCGACCGCGGAGTGGCGTGACGAACTCGCCCACCTCGGCTACGAACTCGACTCATTCGGCGGGGACACCGTTCGCGTCCGAGGCGTGCCCGCACCGATGGGGCGGGCCGCGGCACCCGAGAGCGTCCGCGACGCGCTGGATGCACTTCGTGGCGGGGAGACGCCGGGCGATGCCACGGATCGACTGCTAAAAGACCTCGCCTGTCACCCGTCATTGAAAGCGGGCGACGCGTTGAACACCGAGGAAGCGACGCGACTCGTCGAGCGACTCGGGTCGTGTGAACAGCCATACGCGTGTCCGCACGGACGACCTACGGTGCTGTCTATCGAAGAGGAGACGTTCGTCCGCGGGTTCGAGCGACGTTCGACGCGAATGGGATGA